Genomic window (Mya arenaria isolate MELC-2E11 chromosome 16, ASM2691426v1):
atatattctttaccacattttcataatgggaaatcaagttatttgaatgacttgcgtcatttttcgggtggtgggagggcagcatcaaagtcaccttatgtattgaataattttagttcaGTTcgacataaatagaccaaacgttttaatattacattgttattgtatttacttctaagtcaaagtggcgaagtcgagcgcgctgtcttacgacagctcttgtcatttttttgctgtaattttttttccagacataaacttgcaaactactagatggaatttattgaaacttcatacaatggtaaagtacaatgagaggaagtgcagtgctaaagaaccataactctattttagcttattacagagttatggcctttaatacttttttcttatCCCGAGCATAagttgaaaactattggatggacattaataaagctttatacagtaatagatcataatgagaggaagtgcagtgtacaggaaccgcaattctatttcagctaattacagagttactgccctttgttactttttcttgtctggagcataacttgaaaattattaattggaatttaataaaacttcatacagtgatagatcataataagAGGAAGTACAGTGTACATGGACCGCAAttttatttcagccaattaccgagttattgcccttgttacttttttcttgcaatttaccttgcctggatggaattggattaaacttcatacaatggtagagcataatgagatgaagtgcagtgtacaataaccataactctattgcTTATTACTaagttattgtcctttgttactgttttgtccggagtataacttgaaaagtaatggatggaattcattggaacttcatacagtgGTACAGcgcaatgagaggaagtgctgTGTTcaaaaaccataactctactttagctaattactgagttattgccctttatttgttttttgctgtctattatttttcaagacattaacttgcaatcTACTAGatagaatttattgaaacttcatacaatggtaaagcacaatgagaggaagtgcagtgcacaagaaccataaaaactatttaaaccattaaagctaattacagagttatggcctttcatacttttttcttgtcccgagtataacttaaaaactattggatggaatttaataaagcttcattcAGTGAtcgatcataatgagaggaagtgcagtgtacaagaaccgcaattctatttcagaaaattacagagttactgccctttgttacttattcttgtccggagcataacttgaaaactgttggatggaatttaataaaacttcatacagtgatagatcataatgagaagaagtgcagtgtacaggaaccgcaattctattacagccaattacagagttattgcccattgTTATGTTTTTCCTGTCTGGAGCATTatttgaaaactaccggatggaatgtaataaaactttatacagtggtacagcacaatgaaaAGGAGTTCAGTGTGCATGAATCataacactattttagcaaattacaatgacaatattccgtaaaataaagttgtcatttataggttgtCTTTCtaaatagttgactgcaatCTCATATCAGGgtggcgttcgggggtattaatcaccttctgtgatagctcttgttCTGCACActttgctctttctaagacgaaatataaaaatgttgcgAAAATGGTacttctgtgagagtgcagctttaacaaatttaatttgaaatatctCCTTAGTGAAAAATCAGCTTTTACTTATATtctaaaactaaatataaaataagcatgttttttttaaaataattatgcgCAAGTAATTTGTTctttaaatcttaaaacaattgtatctCTGAAATTTCATTCCTTATTGGTAATTTGACTAGAATCTTCTCTCTAAAATTGACAGAAAAAGTCTTATGACCcaaaattaatagaaaaagtCTAATGACCCCATATTGTCAGCATTTAACATCCATTAAGATTTCAGCAAAGAGAAAGTTGGACATTCATATTCATTTGTTAAACATGCAATGGATTGTGAGTAATATTTATAAGGTGGTTTAAAAAGtgtacataatttattatatttttcttagcAAGTATTTTGTCCGCTCACTAATTGAAGGAGCTTTTTTCAAtctttaccaaatttggtcagaatgtgtatcaGCATAATATCTTGGTCAATGTCGCTGCTCAACAGCTTTTATGGATGCTCTCAGTCAGGAGAGTTATTAAATGTTCCCTTAAATAATATGTCTCggaccaattttttttcaagcGTTATCGCCCTTGATTTAAAGAAATTACTTTTAATCGGACTTTATCAAAAGCTTTTGAAGCTATTGTTCAGTCATCACCAAATTTAGTTAGTATGCGTGGATAAACGAGCTTTGACAATACCAATAACCAGCCATTTTGATggagtttttttaaaaaaaattgccgCCCTTTAATTTTAGAACTTAcctaaaatttgttttgtacgCTCTATTATTCAGAATCCACTTTCAAATTATCACCAAATATGGGCATAATTTGTATGGGAATAATATCGTGGTCGAGTTTGATGACAGTCGTATGTTTTGGGATTGGTCGCCCTTTAATACtatacattttacttataaatgacagtaatatgccaccataattTGTGGATTCTATCCAGTCCccatatatatttgtgtttatcaggatttataaaaaaattctgACTATTCCCCTTAGAATGGAAAAAAAGAGGCGGGGCATGtcctttaatgtttaaaagagtttaataacaaattgatttgatataaacatttgatGTTAACTAAGGTGTCTGACTAACAAGCTATAAGGCAACACCAAATTGTGGACAGTGTCCAAAAATGTTAGTGTCAACCGCTGTCGTATGCATGCTACTTAAGATACAAGCATTCTCTTCCAACACATTATCATTTCAATTTGTTATCAATACCATTTTTAGTCTACTACTTACATGTCTTTCTTATATTTTCAGATACACATGGATTCATACACAACAGAAAAAACATTCACGTGGGAAGACTGTGGTGTTGATTTGTCTCGGAAATCAGAAATAAAGCATCACCTGATAAGACATACAGAAGAGGAGACTTACACGTGTGAGATTTGTGATGCTGTTTTTTCACAAACAAGTAATTTACTTACCCATATGGTAACACACACAAAACAGAAGCCCTACAAGTGCAAGATATGTGATGCTACTTTTGCACGGAAGTGGAATTTAAAAGCACATATCAGAATCCACACAGGAgaaaagccatacaagtgtgtgTTTTGTGATGCTGCTTTTTGTCAGAAAGGGGAATTACAAAGACATATAAGAaaacacacaggagagaagccttACCAATGTGGGTTTTGTGAAGCTGCTTTCTCTCATCGAAGTACTTTACTACAGCATATACGAATACATaaaggagagaagccatacaagtgtgaaatatgtgatgctgctttcacCCAGACGAGTGGGTTACAgtcacatttaagaaaacacacaggagagaagccatacaagtgtgagttatgtgatgctgctttctgTCAGAAAGGGGaattacaaacacatataagaaaacacacaggagagaaaccATACGAATGTGGAATATGTGAAACTGCTTTCTCTCATCGAAGTACTTTACTTGAACATATAAGAATACACAAAGGGgaaaagccatacaagtgtgagatatgtgatgctgctttcacCCAGAGAAATGGGTTACAGTCACATTTAAGAATACACACTGGAGAGAAGCCATTCAAATGTGAGTtttgtgatgctgctttctcaCAGAAAGGTGGGTTACAGACACATTTAAGAGTACACActggagagaagccatacaggTGTGTGCTATGCGATGCTGCTTTCTCCCAGAACGGTAGGTTACAGGTACATATTAGAAAACACACGGGCgaaaagccatacaagtgtgagttATGTCATGCTGCTTTCACACAGAAAGGtgatttacaaaaacacatggtTACCCACACAACAGAGAAGCCATATAAGTGTGGGATATGTGATGCTGACTTTTCTCGGAAAAATCAGTTACAAACACATATGATATTACACACAAGAAGCCATGCAAGTAAGAACGAATCCGATACAGATTATTTAATGTCAAGTATGTAAGGTATGTGGGactaaattgtctctgaaatgCTAATGCATACAGGAACGAAGAAAATTTGGATATACATGTCTTGCTGATACTTATGCAACTGATGAAAATTACACACGATAATGCATACAGAAGGGAAGCCATGCATGTTTGAATCTGTGATGCTTGTTCCTCTTAATAAGGtattttacagaaacatatacatttaagaTGCCTCATACATGTGTGACCTATGTGATGTTGCTTCCTTAGAGAAAGTTTGTTTCCGGAAACATTAAGAATACACACAGtagatattatatttcaatgtaaaagaTGATTTTTTCTAAGTAAACTACGACGTCATATCTGAGGTCTCTCTGAAATGCCAACATTTACTAAGTCAAACCCAGGGCATATGCGCAGGAGATCGTGATTTATATTTGTGTGattcataatattgttattCAAGTTTATTCCTAACTGTAACTCTGgttcttgtaaatgtttcatcGTTTCATACTTACATATATATGCGTCTtaacaaactaaaatataatgttttagcAGTTTAATTGACCCAAGCGTTATATGCTTTACCATTGCTAAACATGTGCTGCTGTTTGAATTAGCCCGAACAATTTTACTTCTAGTgatatctacatgtatattgaaatatgtgttttctgttatatataatatttgaaatgaaattaaaactgtAACTACGgttcttttatatgttttatcgtTTCTAATCGTATTATGTAATTgactttttcttgtaaaatgcattttaaacgtTTCGTTGGAAATTGCGcgaactacatgtacatatagattcaggcatttgccactttatgtaaaaaaaataatatttttgatatatccATCTTGTGTATTTCTAGTTGGAGTTTTAACTCTTTATTTCACCCGGAACATTATAGAGgttgaatatatgttttaatcttgtcagacaaatataaataataccgTATTTATGTAGATTAACATATGAGTGATCCCATTTTAGTCTTTGTAGACTATGTCATATCtgaacatttattcaaatgaatcatttttagctcgactatttgaagaataaggagggctatactgcacgcccaagcgtcggcgtcagtGTCGGCATCGGTGTCGGCGCCGGCGGCCGGTTAAAGCTTTCGGGTTACTTGTGATTTTCACATCAGTctaatacccttcattcaattaacttattatttcacacagttgttcagggtcGTTATTACATATTATCCTAAGGTACTTTATACAATTTATGgctcctgattgacttaggaacttgaATGAAGTTTTGGGGCAGGTTACCGTtaggatatttattaattaatatcttcttttcccttattcaaattcaattgaCAAGGCTATATACCTCGATAGTATCATTAATACAAGCTTATTTACTTAGGaatttaggttaaagtttaagggcaagtttggattATAATTAGGAAAatctataccattcattcaaaTGATTAAACTCTTCGCATTATAAATGACGACCACCATATAATGATTTTAGGTTAATGTGCACGGCGTCGCCGGGCCcttgagtgataattggcccgTGACGCATAATGGCCCGAGACGAAGTCCATGGACATTATGATCACAAGGGTCAATTTTCACTCAACGGCCCgcctacgccgtgtattaacccatttaatacatatgtttgttttactttttttgaaagtttgaaGTTTGCTTTTAAAAGTTTACCTGCAATCCAGTTGTGCATTCTCATTTCGCCCTGGCTTGACTTCGACGAGTTTActcactctcaaattaaatttacttttattatttaattttgtgtggCGAAACAGGCgaataacatttttttggtcatttttatGTTCCCATTCCAGTTTCAATTGATCATATTGAAAATCTACAACACGTCTATCCGATTTTTtctgtacgaatcactgacaGCTGTCTGTTCATGTCCTGAATAACTGaattcaattcatttaacatgaacactTAGCAAGTTGAACGacttttttgtacttaaataaatcaatactttgtattattgatgtcaacatatatgaacatttgctgtttttgaagtaaattaaattttgccatttcctttgttttgtttttgaatgtcaacGAAGAATAAAAAACGACGCCCTAAAGGTCCACACTGGCTATCAAACCCTAGCATATCTTTCAAAAATACGTTGGCGTTTGCGTCCCtttattggcgccgcactgaagtgcgcgcctattatggaatgggaatttattttagttagtagaaggagcggtttttaagttggctgacagttgggttttactgttattttataatgataaaaaatggaaatgggtggcgattgcatgggtgttaaaaatgctttttatggttgaatagatagtTTTCAATtgatcttcaaaacattatttcggaagaacgacaaataagtttaatagctgttcccgattcgtttacgttttccgattggttacctgaaatatctgaaatatcatgtgccggaaatgtaaaatgtgtagaccggtaattatgtgaatgggactaattatgttgttttgttatgtttaaggcattgataaaccatgaggtaatccagggcttccgttaaagaaagtttggaagtatattactccctagaaataggttaaaacttccaaaattgattccttggaagtacaaaaacttccataattttaaagaaaacttccaaagttaaAGGCttgaaagttcaaaatatcaaaacctgatgtcaatattacttttatggtcacaattttaATCAGTCTTGAAGTACcgtaaaatgaattataataatctaaatctgtgaatttggcaagttatagttgcatttttttacataccaGTTGAAATATAGtggaatttttttattgtattcgagagacttaaacttccacctttcagtgaaaaacttccaatattgatggacaggaagttcaAACTTCCAGtttaaaattcttaatggaagccctggtaatctttttttctttaatctaatcgatattggaattaaatgttcacctaacgttgaatgttattgttttgatttcgGTCTGCTCGCGCATGTGCAGACCACTGGTTGGCAAAGAACATGGCGGAAACCAATACGGAAGTATCGAAGTTACCgaaacaaatttcaaatttagaccAAGTTGCGTCGGATAGATACATAGAAAAGTTAAATGTTGGTGGAGTTCAGCTTCCAGATCCGTACAGCGTTGCTGTAAAAAGATGGGACAGCGATGCAAGCAAGTGGCCAAGTGTGCTATATCCTGATATTTACTATTACTTGATAAACTATCCGGGACTGTACACAGCTGAATCACTGAAAGCCTACAAGTCTCTTGACGGATATAATATTTCCATTGTGGACATGTGAAGCAGGTTTTGTACCATGAAGTAAGCAAAGAGTCAACCGCTTGCTTACTGAAGACGAAAGTGACTCCATCACAAAGAGTGAATGACAAGCCACATGAGACTTGGGTTTGCATCGACAAAAAGGGAAGACATGTGATCAGCGCTCACTGCACTTGCAAAGCTGGGTATGTACTTTTTAAGTTTATGATTGTATATTTTTCTTGGTGGCTTATACAATTTagtaagacaaaaataaacattaattaatgagaataaattttattattaaaccagTTATTGAACCAGGCATCAAGTTAATGCCAGGGTGTCAATATAAATGGGGAATCATGAAGGTTGAAGTACCTTAAATGTACCgactatttcaaaaatatgcTTGAAAAGCATTGTCAATTTATTTcaagtattataaaaaaaaattcagattGGGTGAAGCTTGTAGTCACATTGCTGCTTTGCTGTTCAAGATGATGTCTGCAGCATTGTATGGCCTCAATGAAAAGTCAAGGACAAGTGTCTCCTGTGCTTGGAACCAGTTTTATAGGAAAAAGGTAAACAGTGATACAATAGGctaataagaatgtttttaattgtcaCACACAAGAATGTTTACCTCTGTGATAATCTCTAAATTTGTTTGCTTATATATGTTAtccaaaatctttcaaaaaacaatttcgtctttatatttcttattttttgtatgcatttttcagGTGCAGCCAAAACCTTTGGACATGATTAATTTCGACAACCCAAAACCTCTCCGGAAGAAGCGCCGTCGAAGAGTCCTTTCCACTTCTGTCGAGAACGATGATGGGTTTGACGCAGCCGAGGCACTCCGCAGTCTAAAGCGCATTTGCCCTTCCGCATGTATCCTGACTAAAGGCGACTCTGATACTGACACTGCATCAGAAGATGAAGACTTACCACCAGtaggtattttatttctttgtctgCATTTAGTGCATTAAGCCTATTACAGAATAACACATAAATCTGAAATGGAGTAAGAACTCAGATCTTAAATGCTatacttttatattattaactGTCAGAgcattgtttcaaattattacGCTTATTTTACAGGATGATTTACGTTAAATAACACAACATAGGTTTATGGAGAATTTGCTTTTTTCAGGTGCTGAGCAGATTCCATGAGGTGAAACATGAGTCACTGAGCCCTACAGACCTAGAAGACAAATGTCAGCGATTTGTTCGTGACTTTCAAGTACTACCCCAACAGGTCATGAATCTCGAGGCGATGACAAAGGGCCAACAAGACAGTGTTCTGTGGCAACGACAGAGAAGGGGGCGAATAACAGCCACAACAGCACATGATGTTCTGACCTTAAAGCAAGCAACAACAAAGTCAAATTTGCTGAAGAAAATAATGAAGTACCATGAGTGTGACCTTTCACGTCTTGATGCCGTTAAGTTTGGCAGACAGCACGAAGAAACAGCAAGATCAATGTATAGTGATAAAATGAGGCAAAGTCATGAACACTTTAATGtatctgattgtgtttttttttgttgacaGCACATTCCCATTGTTTGCAGCTACACCCGATAGACTCAGGGAATGTTCATGTCATGGCAAGGGGCTTGTAGAGATCAAGTGCTCATACAAACATAGAGACTCAAAAATAGAAGACATTAAGGATCAGACTTTCTTCCTTAATAGTGACAATAAACTGAAAACTAACCACCGCTACTATTCAcaaattcagtttcaactgtatGTTTCTGGGAAGACATTTTGGAATTTCTatagttggaaactcgggtgatgattttatcatgaatattcgtttaaaataagtaaacacttaaagtgcacactgacagttgattactatacacctaacaatttgagtcattacagtaaaacatggattataagcgaagtatacgcgtaagagaagattttctgtcaaaaaacgaatgtcaacaatcggcatggaactgggatatttgtatcaaagggctatgtatgtaagtatacatctttgagtagttttgtatgttgattagttcaaaaatgtttgttttttaatttatctttggaattcttgaatcatttttatttgctaaatgttaagacagcgtgtttatatttttacatacatgtactataattatatattattataaatatacatgttacatctacttatgcaccagtcaattgtaaccacgccccccccccccccccaggtcggagtatactggggatagcaggggaaaaggaccgtgtttttaccttcaaggtGTTCTTGCAGTGccggttgaatgcggtggtggcattatgcaccagtcaattgtaaccatgcccccacccaggtcaggggaatagccgggactttgacttttggtccagccaaccccaggtaaaatcctcgtcctgcgagGATGacctgatggtaaaatccctgccccgcacaaaactgcatattttcaaaataaacctgtaagaaaagaAGCAATGGTTTCGCgctggaagccacgacagctttgacactagcgacattcatttgcttggtgtaggtctcgttaaaaccacaaactgttgtgaatcattatcaaccatatgcacaacaactacaaaTTTGTGCTTACcaacttactcttggctaaaacgtatattagtgcagaatgtataattgatacatgtgcatttgtctttcacagttgtagtttctgccggttgataatcagaagtctaatttctttcaggtaggaaaatgactgaatattactgagtcaacaaattggggttatgaagaattccagcctgcattaaatactgtgttggatcattgagacagatttgacatccatgtcatccacaaggcagtcacatctgatagagatgatgtgagtatttcatataaaacatatttgagttggtgtaactgtttgttgttttataaacttactgtattcaataatcaagtggtggtggtggcggtggtggtggtggtggtggtggtggtgatgatgatgatgatgatgatgatgatgatgatgatgatgaattttattgataaatttagtaattttctttatatatattatctacatgtatgtatcagcttgttgttgtttttagctctactggccaaaggccagaagagcttatgcgatggtaatgtgtacgtagtatgtgcatccgtgcgtcagtgcgtccgtgcggtcgtgcgtctgtaaacaattgcttgtgaacacgatacagtcttcagttttgattgcaTCTCgctgaaacttgtacagtatctagatatccattagagctcggttcctttctaaaaccagccagatccgcccatgcatgcctagattatggcccttgatagtataaaaaatgctattgtgtaaacaattggttgtgaacacgatacagtcttcagttttgattatatctcgatgaaacttgtacagtatctagatatccattaaagcttggttcctttcgaaaaccagcaagatccgcccatgaatgcctagattatgggccatgaaagttttaaagaaatgctttctgtttttagccaggtctgcatgagcgaattctatttttagccaagtttacatgtatatgttaattcaagtctagagttaagggagacaatttgcaagtctaggattttgagagacaatttgctttttgcttctgcagttgattttgtgaattactctgccttgttcttgttgaaagcccaaaggccattatttagctttaagttctgtagtttgcgcattcatcgcaaaattggttgtgaatgtttaagttatgcacctggtgtcattactggccacacccagggttcacaggtttggtaaacataaatctggaaaggtttgaaaatctttttgtgtgttcgtgcatccatctcagcacaattgattgtgaatgtttattcaaattgatcaatcttgtcctaggatgcccttgactttgaccttttgaccaactttttttaacttttaaaactacagaaaattttactatgagtacagttttgaaagcatttttttgtcagatgacttttacttggcacatattaaaatagttcatgcaactaatctgcttacaatac
Coding sequences:
- the LOC128221980 gene encoding zinc finger protein 239-like, which gives rise to MDSYTTEKTFTWEDCGVDLSRKSEIKHHLIRHTEEETYTCEICDAVFSQTSNLLTHMVTHTKQKPYKCKICDATFARKWNLKAHIRIHTGEKPYKCVFCDAAFCQKGELQRHIRKHTGEKPYQCGFCEAAFSHRSTLLQHIRIHKGEKPYKCEICDAAFTQTSGLQSHLRKHTGEKPYKCELCDAAFCQKGELQTHIRKHTGEKPYECGICETAFSHRSTLLEHIRIHKGEKPYKCEICDAAFTQRNGLQSHLRIHTGEKPFKCEFCDAAFSQKGGLQTHLRVHTGEKPYRCVLCDAAFSQNGRLQVHIRKHTGEKPYKCELCHAAFTQKGDLQKHMVTHTTEKPYKCGICDADFSRKNQLQTHMILHTRSHASKNESDTDYLMSSM
- the LOC128221993 gene encoding uncharacterized protein LOC128221993; amino-acid sequence: MMSAALYGLNEKSRTSVSCAWNQFYRKKVQPKPLDMINFDNPKPLRKKRRRRVLSTSVENDDGFDAAEALRSLKRICPSACILTKGDSDTDTASEDEDLPPVLSRFHEVKHESLSPTDLEDKCQRFVRDFQVLPQQVMNLEAMTKGQQDSVLWQRQRRGRITATTAHDVLTLKQATTKSNLLKKIMKYHECDLSRLDAVKFGRQHEETARSMYSDKMRQSHEHFNVSDCVFFC